One window from the genome of Corvus moneduloides isolate bCorMon1 chromosome 9, bCorMon1.pri, whole genome shotgun sequence encodes:
- the LDLRAD1 gene encoding low-density lipoprotein receptor class A domain-containing protein 1 produces MNKTHPQRNGDVATFGSTQSFSGERGHCHPRGACTGCTQRHLCISAVALLVLVAALALGVALALLPRAPVNRFCTAPNNRTGFLCDDRVTCVPASWVCDRVSNCRNGEDEQEQLCGDLPHSLPEYLVFHCSNPRSWVYADQRCNRMNDCGDCSDETGSLAACPPCGWEWWSCSPVHYDFCSCIPRRLCRDGIQHCLGWSDEFICTP; encoded by the exons ATGAACAAAACTCATCCCCAG AGAAACGGTGATGTAGCTACTTTTGGTTCAACACAGTCCTTCTCTGGAGAAAGAG gCCACTGCCATCCACGTGGTGCCTGCACTGGCTGCACACAGAGACACCTCTGCATCTCTGCCGTGGCACTGCTCGTCCTTGTGGCTGCCCTGGCCTTGGGAGTGGCACTGGCACTCCTGCCACGGGCACCAG tGAACCGCTTCTGCACAGCCCCCAATAACCGGACAGGCTTCTTGTGTGATGACAGAGTGACCTGTGTCCCAGCCAGCTGGGTCTGTGACAGGGTCAGCAACTGCAGGAACGGAGAGgatgagcaggagcagctctgtg GTGACTTGCCCCACAGCCTCCCAGAATACCTGGTTTTCCACTGCAGTAACCCCAGATCCTGGGTCTATGCTGACCAGAGGTGTAACAGGATGAACGACTGCGGGGACTGCTCTGACGAGACAGGGAGCT TGGCTGCCTGCCCGCCGTGCGGGTGGGAGtggtggagctgcagccctgtgcaCTACGACTTCTGCTCCTGCATCCCCAGGAGGCTGTGCCGGGATGGcatccagcactgcctgggctgGTCCGACGAGTTCATCTGCACACCCTGA